aacatagacaaaaataaatcaaataaattgaattataaataaaattgtgctagtagttaatatgagaatatacgtggaatataccttaaattttttaactcgggtcacattcaaactcgttttatgagaattctagtgaaaaaaacgtataccgaatttcgctcaaaCGAAACTtgatgaaatacattaattgttttctaatttatttttttaattttcttcgatgttatatttaaaaacaagcactcataatgtatctagaaaatccttgattcgttagtggcacgaaataggagacacacgaaaaataaaatgaccgctatttcgtgagtcgatttattgcaattttaaggtatttctaGGCATATATTCagtcttttttcttatcaaatcaattactaaggaacccacagaaacactcccaaaaatgtttttcgaatattaatatatattatatttaacttttattcgaatgggtttagcttttccttcctataagcttaacaagtgagagcacgcaccttacgcctaaaaaaagtgcacgcatacaacacagctgttcgcggccttctgacagtttcgaccgtcgtcgtattactctcagtttaatcactaaaatattggttattattttattgaagagattaaataatacagatttttttcatatgtataatttgaataaaaaatatttgaattccttattatttgcgccacaAACAAAACCAACGAAacaacgtactaacacgaacttggggccctttaccttatttatgaaatatttgtattgaatattgtatcacgtccaaggtcatattttacttttacagtatttaatgttttaatgtttatttgggcacaaacggtacaataatacttacagatattaatattattcaataCATGAACCAGTGAAGTTGCCAGttttgtgtgttttattaaaaacgaagacttatactcacattccctaatactgtacctttttatattcgtaattttttaatgacttcattgtaaatttatcattttttgttgaaaataaccgtaaccgattctaaccgatattcggttatttttcgggcataaccgtaaccgaaaccggttatgaagttcggccggttattgcattccctacagggcaagctatgctggcgccatctgctaaatactttgaCCGGCCAACCTCATTTGTGGCGTTTTCCTTGGATATGACACCGTAggattgtgaacccgttagtttgtaatctaacgtaggttaggttaggttagattgtaatctccctaccgtccgtttataatttaactagcgatattataaactgacgactgacgagtgtttacaattttacggtgacatataattatattgccTAATCCCACTGCGGCCTCTCGATAAAATCATGGATTCGTCAATCGATAAATTAATATTCTCCCAGGACTATACAATTCAGTCattctatgattaaaataactaaacaatGAATCTAAATTGTCCTGTCCAAACCTTAACCAtctaaagataattaaaaatctgttacgcgaaatataaaatgtacgaactatatctttctattttcgcaccgtgaaccacgttcgatgtgttgcctccctgtcacacttacgtacgaatttacaagtgcgacagacagTCAATACGTCGAACGCGTTTTGCGGTTGGTCTTGGTGTAGGTACGTATTTTTACGTAGCTGGCGTACTTAAATTAAGATGCGTTATTAGAAAGCGTGTCCTTGGCGAGTGTTGCCAACATAACGCATTTCACGTCAAATCTAGCGGATTACAATAAATCGTATCCCACCCATGAGTCGTGGGATTGGGGATTGGAAAGCGCTCAGGCCCGGTGTATTTGCCTTTCTTTTGCTAGAATAAtacgcaagagcgatagagaggcaaatagacgATCGAACGATAGAAATTGTTCGCGGTAGCCTACCCCCAGGTCGAGTCAAAGGGCCTACCGAGAAAcactaaaatcgaaatttcgttgtctgcctctctatcactcttaaagaggcagataactacattttttaattacctatataaagttttagcatttttttagcacatttcaaaattatctagCATATTTCTGGCATAATCTGGAATCTAGACATGTCGGGTATTTTTTCAAATtccgagttggcaacactgcCCACCCCACGGTCAAACCACTGATACCAGTCGCGAGAGAAAACAAACGAGCGTCGGCACGTTTTTGCTATGGCGGtgtattaaaaattgtttaattgtGAAAAGACTATCTGTGACGATTCTGTGTCTGTGTATTAAGTGCCAGGAACCTCGGAACATTAAATTGAAGCATCAACAAGAGCGGGGGCTCTGCCCCTGACCACCTTTGGAGCCGGCTTCCATCCCATCGAGAGGCGGTTAGCAACAGGTAATTACTGTGTTATTTGTTTGTGTACCTAGTTGATAATATGTAATTGCCTGAACATATATAGGTATGGGTTGGTGataggtaattaaattaaaataatagttgttagcagaataattatttaattttgttctatactaaaatcattcattttcattaaaGATGTTCGTCAAATCTATTATccatttaaaagtttaaatggtaGGCTTGTCTGGGGAATAATGTGTCGCGGCCATTTTGACGTGAAATGTGGTTTGCAAATTTGCAAAtgattaaaaaccggccaaatgcgagtcggactcgcgcacggagggttccgcaccatcaaaaaaaatagagcaaaaaaatcccttaaatatttattttattttatttttagtatttgttgttatagcggcgactgagatacatcatttgtgaaaatttcaactgtctagctatcgcggttcatgagatatagcctggtgacagacggacggacagcgaagtcttagtaacagagtcccgttttttaccctttgggtacggaaccctaaaaaactgactgattaaaggcttcgtcacacaggcgcgttttccgggcggggcgtgagcgttttgtatgtaaaagcgGATGGATAGGAATCATTCTAGATTATATCTTCataatttttcatacttaaaaacactgaattaataaaattatactaatgCAGCAGGTGCCCAAAATATAATAAGCAGACAGGTGGTTATCTACCTTGTTTGGTTGATACCTTGCTATTAACAATTAGCATAAACATTGTTAGAAATgattaaattgtaaaaagtcTCAACTGAGCTGGCATCTTTCTTGTCACCATACACTTACTATaagtatatattagaaagggaataTACTATTAGAAAGGGAGTACTGCCATATCCTTAGCACCATCCCATAGGTGCCATTTTAGAAATGAAATTTAGCTTAGAGTctattcggaaagagaagaatagtgaaacatataaaaaataactacaaatgtattttatatgactgaaaccatttttttattttttgttacaatttaaattctttaagtaatattttacagGCGTTTAGAAATTTACAACATGAACTGGTCCATGGATGAGGGCCTAGACAACATGATCATCAGTGGAGCCCTGTACAGAGTGCCTATTGCAGTGGTGCGGGACCGGAAGCAGTTTGGCAGGATTGCAACCACTGCCAAACCTGTCATAACAATTTACAACTGTGTAGGGAATGTTATATCAAAGATTTTGGTAATTTCTTTAATATCTTAATTCCCTTTTAAAAATCTTGTTAACAGTAagttaaaaatgttgttaacCACACATTTTCAAGTGTCCTGTTAACCTCTGTATTCTTATATCCCTGATTCTTAATCCCTAAATAATATTAGAAATGCTAAAGAGGTACCTACTCTCAGTCTGTctgtcttcacgcttaaacatcTGAATCAATTAGCATATTACACAAATGAAAAATGCCTTTACCAGGATTTGACCCAGGCTTTGTAGTTTGAAACATACCATCATCTGTGATATTTGCAGTGGAACAGCGGAGTCCTGGTCCACATGGGCTGGTCGGACGGGGAGCAGCTGCTGTGTGTGCAGGAGAGCGGAGATGTGCTCGTTTATGACATGTTTGGCGCCTACCAGAAGACATTCAATATGGGGCAAGAAATTAGGGACACTAAGGTacctatcatattctacttatacataaggatatatttatgtgtgggtGTGGgggtaagtgtggctggcctttacaactttaatttgaattagatatttctatgaacaaaaaaaattacttagctAAACACACTGAATTTACCTAAATGGACTACTGTGTTTATGtagaaataactatataaaataaaatgactcgATTTTATTACTCTTTACTTAACTAAGAATGTACTAGAATGAATGGTACTTATATAATGCACagttatactcgtattatatgTGCCGATGCATTTTTCCTCCCCTACTCTACTACTATATTCCCTAATATATTGTTTATACTGTTTGTGAACAGGTCAGCAAAGCACAGCTGTTCTCAAATAGGACTGGCTCTAACACCAACCGCTGAGCAACATCTCCAAGCCCAAAGTCAGGCCCGTACCAGATCTGCCACGTAAGTTGTtcaatttgttatatttattaaaataaaaagtgtaatataacatttctttttatgttcaactTGTTTTTAGGGTACCCCAAAACAAAAGGAAGCAACTAAACCCTTATAGGATAACTATATTGtcggtccgtccgtctgtctgtcaacatacaattatccttattacaataatccgtactatgaatattttaaacatactaGAAAGTTAAATGGTGGGGACTAGAGACAGGTTTATTCCTATACACAACTTGTTCTGTGCGTGGCTTCTCTTGTTTCTATGTATACCTGGCAGTACTGAAAGAGAATGagctaagtatttattatttatgactgTGACTGTTTTTAGATTCAATTTGTTTACcccaaaatcaagcaaagttactatccggtatcatagaataagtaatagtattatcatacagaacggccacgcaccgccccgccccgactctcattacctcgccccgcgacatgaatttttatcattttatttgttatgAAATGGAATTTTGATGTTTAATTATAGTAAGTCGGTTTGCTGCTGACGACACATATTGctgatttttgacaggaagtaccaccCGGAAAATTTTGATGTTCTGGCAAATAGTAGACCAGTCGGTCATAACCTACGATCCGAAAAAAATCTAGGAGTGTCACTACTTAAcaatcgcaaaaaaaatattgaacttttaattttgtcctagttttctattttttatgacaataaaaaaacatttaaagtgAAAAACTGTCACAATGTCACaaataggatgttgatacttagcataaatattcttcactagaagaggtagccataaaaaaaaacaacaggttgcactccgggagtgccgacagaagtgaaaactcaatgactagtccaaaatgtctgcagcactatgtataattgatccatcctcctttctattgaaaaactttagttacgAAATTGCTGGTCGCAGGTTGttggtgagcttgtttaaaatttgaaattcaaatttatagcgttaattgtttaaaattcgaatagaaattgtaaagttaccttgcagacctcgcatcttaatatatttggtcatgatattttgagttttattcaccagtactagagttcacttttattagcgatatcATCAAGATgtcgctttattgaattatgtcattgagtttttctttattgatttaaatgccatctaaatgagtggccatctaaaccttacggtcacatgatcgccttacggtcacgtgatcgccttacgctgtcttgagtttatcattttttccccacctcaaaaagtgcccagcgccgctacagaagttttcacttcaaaaaaacagtCTGTTTAACGCAAGGGCCGATTTACTATGGAaagccgactatggcctttataCGATTTTATGATCttttgttactttttaaaataaccatTGCCAATTGTTTCAGATGACGACACAGTGACTGTAAGGAACGTTTGTCTTCTGCTTCTGGCATATGTCATAAACGTATCGCCGGCTCGAAAACGGAAAGGCGGGCTCTGAAGTTTTCTCGCGCGGAAATATGCGACGGATTTTTCAAGCAAGTGTCATCAGAAACACATGTCATTAGCTACATAATCGAGAAGAGAGAACAATACATGAAATAGAAGTGGACTATGCAGC
This genomic interval from Cydia splendana chromosome 15, ilCydSple1.2, whole genome shotgun sequence contains the following:
- the LOC134797340 gene encoding vacuolar protein sorting-associated protein 16 homolog, producing the protein MNWSMDEGLDNMIISGALYRVPIAVVRDRKQFGRIATTAKPVITIYNCVGNVISKILWNSGVLVHMGWSDGEQLLCVQESGDVLVYDMFGAYQKTFNMGQEIRDTKVSKAQLFSNRTGSNTNR